CATTTTGGGACCGATGCCCGATACCTCCGCAATTTGTTGGGGAGATGCCTCGCGCAGGTAATCGATCGAGCGGAAGTGTGCCAGCAGTTGCTTTTGGCGGGTGTAACCCAACCCTGGGATCTCTTCTAGACGGGAACGCCGCATGCGATCGCTGCGTTGTTGACGATGGAAGCTAACAGCAAAGCGGTGGGCTTCATCGCGTAAGCGGCGCAGTAATTGAACGCCCGGTTGTTCTGCCTCCGTAGCAAGGGGTGATGATTCCCCTGGTAAGAAGATCTCTTCGCGTTGCTTGGCTAGGCTGACGACCTTGACATCTTCCATCAAGTTCATCTCGCGCAGCACTTCCACCACGGCTGAGAGTTGCCCTTTGCCTCCGTCGATCATCACCAAATCAGGGAAGTCGGGGTTGCCCACCCGTTGCAAATTGGGATCTTGGGCATAGCGGCGGAAACGACGTTGAATCACCTCTGCCATGCTGGCGAAGTCATCGGAGTGACCCGATCGCACCGTAGGGTTCTTGATTTTGTAGTGGCGATAGTGTTGCTTGGCGGGCAAGCCATCCACAAACACCACCTGAGAGGCGACAGCATCTGATCCCTGAATGTGGGAGATGTCATAGCCTTCGAGTCGATGCGGCAGGTCGGGCAGGTCGAGCAGTTCTGCCAGGTCGAGCATAGCTTGATTGTTGCGATCGGCAAAGCGTTGGGTGCGTGCCAGTTCGTATCCGGCGTTGCGCTCTACCATGTCGATCAGGTCGGCTTTGGTTTGCCGATGCGGAACGACAATCGTCACTTTGCGTCCCCGTCGTTCCGTCAAGAACTGCGACAAAATATCGCCATCGGGCAATTCATGCTGCACCAAAATCTCAGCGGGAATTTCGATCGATTCGACGGTTTGGAAGTGTTCCTCTAAGGCTCGTTGCAAAATCGCTCCGGGTGTACCGGATTGAGCATCTGCGACAAATCCCAACCGTCCCACCAGCCGTCCGGCACGAATCTGGAAGAGTTGAATGCAGGCGTGTTGATCGTCAGCGGCAAGGGCGATCGCATCTCTGGAAAGCGTATCATCCGGCAGCGATACTTTTTGGTCGGCACCGAGGGACTGAATCCCGCGAATCTGGTCGCGCAACCGAGCCGCATATTCAAAGTTGAGGTCTTCAGCGGCTTTCTCCATCTGGGCTGATAGGATTTCCTCCAGTTCTTGAGTGCGTCCCTGGAAAATCATTGCCACCTTTTGCAAGATCTTGCGATAGTCCTCGGAGCTAATCAACTTTTGACACACCCCCGGACACCGCCCGATGTCGTAGTTGAGGCAGGGACGATCTTTAAACAGCGGTTGGGGACGTTGCCGCAGGGGAAAGACCCGCTTCACCAGATTCAAGGTACGGCGCAACAAACCCACATCTACATAAGGGCCGTAATAGCGGTCTTTCTCATTGCCCGATCGCCGCTTACGGGTGATAAAAATGCGGGGATATTCCTCTGACCAGGTGATGCAGAGATAGGGATACTTTTTGTCATCTTTGAGCAGCACGTTGAAGTGGGGTTGATGCTGCTTCACCAAATTGGCTTCGAGTGCCAGTGCCTCCGCTTCTGTATCGGTGACAATGAACTCAATCTCAGCCACCTGCATCACCATCAAGGCAATGCGGGGGTTGTGGTCGTGGTTGTCCCGAAAATAGGAGCGAACGCGCGATCGCAAACTCTTGGACTTGCCAATGTAGAGAATGTTATCGCTGGCATCGCGCATGAAATAGACCCCTGGCTCCTGGGGAATCTCTTTGAGGCGAGTCTCCAGACGCTCAGGATCTTTAACTAGAGTGAGAGCTTTGTCAGAAGTCACAGGCTAAGCGATCGCACCGCTGTAGAGGGTTAGTAGAGGGTCAGGTGCATTCACTTTTTAGGATACTGTGTTGAGATGCAGATGGGGTGGGCGATTCCCGAATTGATGTGGCGGATTACTGATCAGGGCTGAGCCGCTTCCAATAGGATTGAGGTCGTTGTGCCCGCATTGACCCCAGTTGTACCCGATAGCGTGCCTCGGTGCTGGTGTCTACAGGGCGCAGAAACCCCCTTTGCAGCAGGCGATCAAAGGCGGCGTAGATGGCGGATTCCTCAAGATCGTTGTTTTGATTGAGAGCGGCGATCGCCTCTGCCCTGGTCATCCCTGTTGGGGGTTGCGATCGCAACATCGAATTCACCAACTGCCGCTCTAAATCAGGTAATGCCAGCACATCCGCCATGGTCAACCCAGTTTGGGGCGAACGAGATGTTGGTGGTGTCTGGTCTGGGTTAGGTTCCAGCATCTAGGCTGTGATTTTGGCAACAACGTTATTGATCAGCTGAGTGATGGGGTGATCAGGATAGCAGAGGCAGAAAATCTGACGACTTGCCAAGCGCATCATTTCATCGGATTGCGGTAGCACTGCCGCCACCGGGACATCGTAGGTCTTCTCCATCTCCTGACGGATATCGTTGAAGTCGTAATCCGTCAAAACCTTATTGACCAGCAACACAATCTTAGGAACGGCTAATTCTTTGGCTACTTTCACCGTCAAAGCAGTACCCTGATAGTCTTGATAATCGGGACGCAAAATCACAATCAGCAGATTAGAAATACCGATTGACAACAGGGTTTCTTCGTTGACCCCTGGATGAGTGTCGATCAACAAGTAATCGAGTTTCAGACTTTGACACAGTTGCTCATACCCACTGGTGAGCAGCCCAACATCATAGCCCTCACTTAACACCGTGGTGATTTCATTTACCTTCATACTGGAGGGAATCAGGTAAATCTTGCCGCCGCTAGCCGCAACTTTATCTGCACCATCCGCAAGGGTTGGGCTAACATCAAACGCAGCTTCCTCGACTGAGCAACGTCCCAAGAGGTAGTCATTGAGCGTGTATCTGACCTTCTTAATGTCTAATCCAAACAGGACATGAATCCCTGGAGATTGAATATCTGTATCGATGACTCCAACTCGATGTCCCTGGACTGCCAGACTACCTGACAAGTTAGCTACTAAATTTGATTTCCCTGTACCACCTCGAAACGAGTGAACAGATACGATTTTCCCCATAGTTTGACTGCAATGAAGGTGAGCAGTTCACACTTGCCCTAATGTTATCGAACACGGATTGATGAACTCCAGGTATGATACCGCAGGCAAACGGGGAATGGGGGAATGGAGACGTAAAAGGGGAATGGGTGGAGGCGCGATGAAGGGTGTCTGTGCTGGAGTAGAGGAAAATGATGTTTCAGGTTTCATTTTTCTCGCTTTTTGGTGTTATTTTTCGCTCTTGTTTACTTCATCACAAGAGTAAATTTTTGATCTCTTTTTGAGATTGCGCTAAACGGTTAGCCAGCAGGGAAATCATGAATTCCTGAAACGCCGCTGCCGCTTGAGGATCATCCTGTTGCATCTGTTGCAGGTTTTCAGCCGAGAGACGATAGAGAATCGTAGATTGATCGGCGATCGCAGAGGTTTCGTGTTCTGTGCGAGTGTAGAAAGCAATCTCACCCACAATGGTGCCTGCTCCCAGAGTTTGTACTCGGACGGTTTGCTTGCGATCGAGTTCAAGCAGGGTGCTGACCTGCCCAGATTCCACAAAGTACAGTGAATCGGCTTTGGTATGTTGCCGAAACAGCCAGTCTCCGGCAGCAAGTTGCGATCGCTCCAGGTATTTCGTAAACGGTGCCACCTGGTCGGGGTCTGAAAACACCCGTTGCAGTTGCAATGTCAACGGCATAAACCGTCCCCGTCGCCAGGTAACAGACTCCAAAATCTGGGCTTCACACCACTCCATACCCCGATCGAGATCGGCAAACACCTGACAGATCGGGTCATCTTCCTCCAGACATCCCCCCTGTCTTAGCATCTTTTCAGTGCGGCGGTGCAGATGGGTAAAGACCAGACGCAGCCCTTGTTTGCGTCCCAGTTGTTTGAGTTTGACGAAACTCAACACGGCTGAAGAGTCAAGCCCACTGACCAGCCGAAAGTCGAGGATGACAAAGTGCAGGGGTTCCAGATCAGGGTCAGTGAGCCGTTGACGAATCTGGTTGAGCAGACGATTGGCAGTGCCAAAAAAGATAAATCCCTGTAGCTCTAAGATGTAGACCTGGTCGCCCTTTTCCCGAATCAGGGTTTCCTGGTGTTGTGGTCGCGAGACATGGCTGGTGTAGCTGGAGCCTGACAACACGTGTTTGGCAATGCGGGTCTGGCTGTAGTTGAGCACGAACAAAATAATGGTGGCAATCAAGCCTACGCCAACTCCTTCTAAAAAACCCACAACCCCAATGAATACCAAAATCAGAACGACTACCCCATAGTCAGCCCTGGGTAGGGTAAACCAGGCATCAAAGAGCCATTCCAGCAACAGTGACAGCCCTAAAAACAGCAACAATCCACCAATGATGGGCTTGGGCAAATACGCCACAAAAAAGGGACCCAGCACCAGGGCAACGATAAAAATAGCCGCTGCACTGATGCCCGTGAGGCGATTTCTGCCGCCCATCTTATATGCCAGCACCGAACTGCTGAGGGAATGGGTTCCAGGCATACCACCGCTCAACCCTGACACTAAATTAGCAATCCCCAAAGATTTGAGTTCGCGGTTCAGGTCGATATCCTGGTCGGTTGCCAGTTCCAATGCACTCGCACTCAACAGCAACGATAGACTGGTGAGCACCACGACCACGGCCATACTGCCCAGTTGATCAAGGATCACCCCTCCATTCATCTGCGGCAGAGCCGTGAGGGTAATCGGTTGCCACATTCCGCCGCTGCTACTCCCCAGGTCAGCCAGAAACCAACCATTAGCACTGGCAGTGGCGATCGAGGTTTGGGTCGCGGTCAAAATGCCATAAAACAGAGCGATCGCCCCCAGACACAGAGCAGGCATCACCCAAAACTGTGTAAAGCGGCGCGAGATCAGCAACAGGGCGATCGCAAACCCCAACCCAGATAGCCAATGCGGCAAGACATCGAGGGTAAACAGGTCGGGCAACTGCGTCCAGGTCAGGGAGACATCCGCCAGCATATGAAATGCCCCTTTGAGCAGCAGCCATCCCGTGCCTGCCAGAAAACCGCCCACCACGGGATAGGGAATAAAGCGAATTAACTCTCCCACTTTGAGCCAACCCAACACTAACGAAAACGCCCCTGTAAGCATTGAGGTAAGGGCGATCGCCCCAACAACAGTGACCACAATCTCTTCAGTAGTGGCGGTGCCTGCCATGCGGCTCTCGATCGATGTAGCAATCAGTGCCAGGATGGCGATCTGTTCCGGTTGAGGATTGGAGATGACCCCCGGATAAGAACTTGTCAGGGAAACCACCAGGCGGATGAGGACGTTGCTCATCAACACAATGCCAACCCCTAGCGAAATTTGATTAGACAACCCCCCTGAAAAGACCAGTGCGGCTAGCGAGATGGCTTTTAGCACCGAGATGACCCCTGACATTAACCCGGCACTAAAGCCAGGGAACCACTGACTAAACCATGTTATTTTGCTGGGTTGTTGCTCAGACTGAGACTGGGGCGAATCAACGGATGATTGCGGCTGCATGTGAATGAATGAGAATTACGGGTCGCAAATATAACTTGGCAGTCCTTCAATATACAGAAGTTTACAGAGGAAGGAGGTTAAGGTTTTGTTATGGTTGCTGCTACGACAATAAATTCTCAATCTCCTGATACGCCTGGTTCAAACGGGTTGCCAACAGAGCAATCATAAATTCTTGAAACACAGTGGCAACTTCAGGTTCGTTTTGCTGCATCTGCTGCAAGCGATCGACCGAGAGGCTGTAGAGGATGGTGGGTTGATCCGCGATCGCCGAAGTTTGATAAGGACTTTGAGTATGGAAGGCAATTTCGCCAACGGTTGTACCGACTCCCAGCGTTTGTAGTCTGACAGTAGTCTGGTTAGCCCGTTCTAGCAGGGTAGTAATCTGCCCTGATTCAATAAAATAGAGGGCTTCAGGCTGTTGCCCTTGGTGAAATAGCCAATCTCCGGTAGCAAGTTGCGATCGCTCCAGGTATTTTGTAAACGGTGCCACCTGGTCAGGGTCTGAAAACACCCGTTGCAGTTGCAGTGTCAGGGGCATAAACCGTCCGCGCCGCCAGGTCACCGCTTCTAAAATCTGCCCTTCGCACCACTCCATGCCCCGATCGAGATCGGCAAACACCAGGCAGATTGGGTCATTCTCTTCTAGACACTCCCCCTGGTGCAGCATATTTTTAATGCTGGGGTGCAAACAGGTAAACACCAAACGCAACGACCATTTGTGCGCTAGTTGTTTGAGTTTGACAAAACTGATCACGGCTGAAGAATCGAGTCCGCTGACTAAGCGAAAGTCAAGCACCACAAAGCGGAGGGGCTCCAGATTAATGTCGTTGAACCGTTGGCGAATTTGGTTTAACAAATGGTTTGCTGTCCCAAAAAAGATAAATCCCTGTAACTCCAAAACGAGAGTTTGTTCTCCACGTTGGTTGAGGAGTTGTTCTTGATGACGGGGGCGATTGACATGACTGCGATAGGTCGCTCCAGATAAGACATGGCGGGTAACGCTGGTGCGGCTGTAGTTGACGATAAATAGGGCGATCGCGGTCATGAGCCCCACCCCAACTCCGGGTAGAAACCCTAAAAATCCAATCACTGCCAGAATCAGCAGTACCACTGCATAATCTGATCGGGGCATCTTAGCCGCCGCATCGTAGAGCCACTCCACTAATAACGACAACCCTAGAAACAGCAACAAGCCCCCCAAAACAATTTTGGGAAAATAAGAAATTAATGCCCCCCCAGCCAGCAGCACAAACGTGCATAATCCAGCCGAGATCAAACCAACCCATCGATCTTTTGCCCCCATGCGATAGGCCAGCATGGAGTCTACAAGCATTTGATAGCCAACCAAACCTCCTCCAATGCCAGCAACCAGGTTAGCGAGTCCAGCCGCCTGTAATTCCCGGTTCAGGTTAATATCGCTTTCAGTCACCAACTCCAAACTGCTGGCTGTCAACAAGATCAAAATGGGGCTGATCAATGCAATTGTGAGGATGTTGCCCGCCTGGGCTGTTAAAACAGCCCAGTTAACCTGGCTCAACTGGGTTAAATGAAGCGGTTGCCACAAATTCTCTTGGGAAAAATCGCCCAACAGCCAACCCGCCACTCTTGCTTCTGGGATCGACATTTGAGTGATCCATAGAGCCAAGTAAAACAAGCCAACTGCACCAAAGATCCCAGCAGGCATCACCCAGGGGCGATCGCTTCGCCGTGAGATCAGTAATAGGGCGATCGCAAACCCAACCCCTGGTAACCAGTACAACAGGCGATCGGGTTGCAACAATGTAGGCAGGTTTGCCAA
The window above is part of the Oscillatoria sp. FACHB-1407 genome. Proteins encoded here:
- a CDS encoding MinD/ParA family ATP-binding protein gives rise to the protein MGKIVSVHSFRGGTGKSNLVANLSGSLAVQGHRVGVIDTDIQSPGIHVLFGLDIKKVRYTLNDYLLGRCSVEEAAFDVSPTLADGADKVAASGGKIYLIPSSMKVNEITTVLSEGYDVGLLTSGYEQLCQSLKLDYLLIDTHPGVNEETLLSIGISNLLIVILRPDYQDYQGTALTVKVAKELAVPKIVLLVNKVLTDYDFNDIRQEMEKTYDVPVAAVLPQSDEMMRLASRQIFCLCYPDHPITQLINNVVAKITA
- a CDS encoding SulP family inorganic anion transporter is translated as MQPQSSVDSPQSQSEQQPSKITWFSQWFPGFSAGLMSGVISVLKAISLAALVFSGGLSNQISLGVGIVLMSNVLIRLVVSLTSSYPGVISNPQPEQIAILALIATSIESRMAGTATTEEIVVTVVGAIALTSMLTGAFSLVLGWLKVGELIRFIPYPVVGGFLAGTGWLLLKGAFHMLADVSLTWTQLPDLFTLDVLPHWLSGLGFAIALLLISRRFTQFWVMPALCLGAIALFYGILTATQTSIATASANGWFLADLGSSSGGMWQPITLTALPQMNGGVILDQLGSMAVVVVLTSLSLLLSASALELATDQDIDLNRELKSLGIANLVSGLSGGMPGTHSLSSSVLAYKMGGRNRLTGISAAAIFIVALVLGPFFVAYLPKPIIGGLLLFLGLSLLLEWLFDAWFTLPRADYGVVVLILVFIGVVGFLEGVGVGLIATIILFVLNYSQTRIAKHVLSGSSYTSHVSRPQHQETLIREKGDQVYILELQGFIFFGTANRLLNQIRQRLTDPDLEPLHFVILDFRLVSGLDSSAVLSFVKLKQLGRKQGLRLVFTHLHRRTEKMLRQGGCLEEDDPICQVFADLDRGMEWCEAQILESVTWRRGRFMPLTLQLQRVFSDPDQVAPFTKYLERSQLAAGDWLFRQHTKADSLYFVESGQVSTLLELDRKQTVRVQTLGAGTIVGEIAFYTRTEHETSAIADQSTILYRLSAENLQQMQQDDPQAAAAFQEFMISLLANRLAQSQKEIKNLLL
- the uvrC gene encoding excinuclease ABC subunit UvrC; the protein is MTSDKALTLVKDPERLETRLKEIPQEPGVYFMRDASDNILYIGKSKSLRSRVRSYFRDNHDHNPRIALMVMQVAEIEFIVTDTEAEALALEANLVKQHQPHFNVLLKDDKKYPYLCITWSEEYPRIFITRKRRSGNEKDRYYGPYVDVGLLRRTLNLVKRVFPLRQRPQPLFKDRPCLNYDIGRCPGVCQKLISSEDYRKILQKVAMIFQGRTQELEEILSAQMEKAAEDLNFEYAARLRDQIRGIQSLGADQKVSLPDDTLSRDAIALAADDQHACIQLFQIRAGRLVGRLGFVADAQSGTPGAILQRALEEHFQTVESIEIPAEILVQHELPDGDILSQFLTERRGRKVTIVVPHRQTKADLIDMVERNAGYELARTQRFADRNNQAMLDLAELLDLPDLPHRLEGYDISHIQGSDAVASQVVFVDGLPAKQHYRHYKIKNPTVRSGHSDDFASMAEVIQRRFRRYAQDPNLQRVGNPDFPDLVMIDGGKGQLSAVVEVLREMNLMEDVKVVSLAKQREEIFLPGESSPLATEAEQPGVQLLRRLRDEAHRFAVSFHRQQRSDRMRRSRLEEIPGLGYTRQKQLLAHFRSIDYLREASPQQIAEVSGIGPKMAQQIYDYFHPSMAIEDPPSTTPPPERSPEPAVE
- a CDS encoding SulP family inorganic anion transporter, with the protein product MIQQKIWHQLTTMNARRLLLNIIAGVVSCIVGSLFSISLVALIFSGELSQYVSIGVGIVLFSAIALRTTVALTSSLPIVIADVDSLPAAIVALSATSIHQSMVGASSEAILITILFTIALATLLSGGILLVLGSLKVGELVRFIPYPVIGGFIAGTGWLLAQGSIQVMTDVALDLANLPTLLQPDRLLYWLPGVGFAIALLLISRRSDRPWVMPAGIFGAVGLFYLALWITQMSIPEARVAGWLLGDFSQENLWQPLHLTQLSQVNWAVLTAQAGNILTIALISPILILLTASSLELVTESDINLNRELQAAGLANLVAGIGGGLVGYQMLVDSMLAYRMGAKDRWVGLISAGLCTFVLLAGGALISYFPKIVLGGLLLFLGLSLLVEWLYDAAAKMPRSDYAVVLLILAVIGFLGFLPGVGVGLMTAIALFIVNYSRTSVTRHVLSGATYRSHVNRPRHQEQLLNQRGEQTLVLELQGFIFFGTANHLLNQIRQRFNDINLEPLRFVVLDFRLVSGLDSSAVISFVKLKQLAHKWSLRLVFTCLHPSIKNMLHQGECLEENDPICLVFADLDRGMEWCEGQILEAVTWRRGRFMPLTLQLQRVFSDPDQVAPFTKYLERSQLATGDWLFHQGQQPEALYFIESGQITTLLERANQTTVRLQTLGVGTTVGEIAFHTQSPYQTSAIADQPTILYSLSVDRLQQMQQNEPEVATVFQEFMIALLATRLNQAYQEIENLLS